The Dioscorea cayenensis subsp. rotundata cultivar TDr96_F1 chromosome 7, TDr96_F1_v2_PseudoChromosome.rev07_lg8_w22 25.fasta, whole genome shotgun sequence genome includes a region encoding these proteins:
- the LOC120265425 gene encoding scarecrow-like protein 9: MFVDSRHAWHFRKGVEEAKKFLPSDDKLVIDLEACGFSQQEASKQRSSRVAQVDVVDKRDCANTGSRSRKKPNGEDLAMQEGRNNKQSAVCSEETLPSEMFDKVLLYNKNESLKVGVDAVVANLQDKASKISDGNQLKGSNVGKGRGKKQAKKKVVDLRTLLIHCAQAVAADDRWTANEVLKQIRQHSSPSGDGSQRLAHCFADGLEARLAGTGSQIYRSLIAKKTTASDILKAYQLYLAACPFKRISHFFSNQTILNVSEKASRIHIIDFGIYFGFQWPCLIQRLSYRAGGPPNLRITGIDVAQPGFRPTERIEETGQRLQDYARSFNVPFEFNAITSKWEAITVKDLKIRKDEVLIVNCLYRFRNLVDETVIVDSPRNMVLNTIRQASPDVFIHGIVNGSYSAPFFVTRFREALFHYSALFDMLETTVPREDEQRRLIERDLFGREALNVISCESSERVERPETYKQWQARNLRAGFEQLPLDPDIMKRARDKVKTSYHKDFVIDESSRWLLQGWKGRIIYAISTWRPNKVL; encoded by the coding sequence ATGTTTGTGGATAGCCGTCATGCTTGGCACTTCAGGAAAGGGGTCGAGGAAGCCAAAAAATTCTTACCCTCTGATGACAAGTTGGTAATAGATTTAGAGGCATGTGGGTTTTCACAACAAGAAGCATCGAAGCAACGGAGCAGTAGAGTGGCTCAGGTTGATGTAGTTGATAAGAGAGATTGTGCGAACACTGGATCAAGAAGCCGGAAGAAGCCTAACGGTGAGGATTTGGCCATGCAAGAGGGAAGGAACAATAAACAGTCAGCTGTTTGTTCTGAGGAGACTCTTCCATCTGAGATGTTTGATAAAGTTCTgctttataataaaaatgagtcACTGAAAGTTGGTGTTGATGCcgttgttgcaaatttgcaagaTAAAGCGAGTAAGATTTCAGACGGCAACCAATTAAAAGGATCAAATGTTGGAAAAGGCCGTGGAAAGAAGCAGGCGAAGAAGAAAGTGGTGGACCTTAGAACACTGCTTATTCATTGTGCCCAAGCTGTTGCTGCCGATGACCGTTGGACTGCGAATGAAGTGCTGAAGCAGATCAGGCAACATTCCTCTCCTTCTGGGGATGGATCACAGAGGCTAGCCCATTGTTTTGCTGATGGACTTGAGGCCCGGTTGGCCGGGACTGGCAGTCAAATTTATCGGTCTCTCATAGCCAAGAAGACAACAGCTTCTGATATCTTGAAAGCTTACCAACTTTATCTGGCAGCGTGCCCTTTCAagagaatatctcattttttctcTAACCAGACAATTTTGAATGTGTCTGAAAAGGCATCAAGGATTCATATCATTGATTTCGGGATATATTTTGGATTCCAGTGGCCGTGCCTCATACAACGTCTATCTTACAGGGCCGGGGGTCCTCCAAACCTTAGGATTACAGGGATTGATGTGGCTCAACCTGGCTTCCGCCCCACAGAAAGGATTGAGGAGACAGGGCAAAGGTTACAAGATTATGCTCGAAGTTTCAATGTTCCATTTGAGTTTAACGCTATTACATCAAAATGGGAAGCAATCACAGTCAAAGATCTCAAAATCAGAAAAGATGAAGTTCTCATTGTCAATTGCTTGTACAGATTTAGGAATCTTGTGGATGAGACTGTTATTGTTGATAGTCCGAGGAACATGGTTCTTAACACCATAAGGCAAGCAAGTCCTGATGTTTTTATTCATGGTATAGTAAATGGATCATATAGCGCTCCCTTCTTTGTCACTCGTTTCCGGGAAGCCTTGTTCCATTACTCTGCTTTATTTGACATGCTCGAGACAACTGTACCACGAGAAGATGAGCAAAGACGACTGATTGAGAGGGATCTCTTCGGACGTGAGGCATTGAATGTCATATCCTGTGAAAGCTCTGAGCGGGTGGAGAGGCCCGAAACATACAAGCAATGGCAGGCGAGGAATCTCCGGGCCGGGTTTGAGCAACTTCCGCTAGATCCAGACATCATGAAGAGAGCCCGGGACAAAGTAAAGACCAGCTACCATAAAGATTTTGTGATTGATGAAAGCAGTCGATGGTTATTGCAAGGGTGGAAGGGCCGTATCATCTATGCAATCTCAACATGGAGGCCAAATAAAGTTCTTTAG
- the LOC120265426 gene encoding scarecrow-like protein 9: MVSGPELQELVTMANNCKYDDVFASNYLYQPNSVVYDQQSLVGSSYNSMCVPSQDVNFASSLATRSHEGDPAEDGEIFSDISLTYISRMLLEEDIDEKVNMYQQQAALRATEKPFYDILGEEYPYPLLPDKFSFHFTRNLDRLDGGVVVVVVEC; this comes from the coding sequence ATGGTTAGTGGTCCGGAGCTTCAAGAGCTCGTCACCATGGCAAACAACTGCAAATATGATGATGTTTTTGCTAGTAATTATTTATATCAACCAAATTCAGTAGTATATGATCAGCAAAGCTTAGTTGGGAGTTCATACAATTCCATGTGTGTACCTTCTCAAGATGTCAACTTTGCATCATCTTTAGCCACAAGAAGCCATGAGGGGGACCCTGCTGAGGATGGTGAGATCTTCTCAGACATATCCCTTACTTATATCAGTCGAATGCTCTTGGAGGAGGATATCGATGAGAAGGTGAATATGTATCAGCAACAGGCTGCCCTCAGAGCTACTGAGAAGCCATTCTATGATATTCTTGGTGAAGAGTATCCATATCCTCTTTTGCCTGACAAATTTTCATTTCACTTCACGCGTAATCTGGATAGACTTGATGgtggtgtggtggtggtggtggtggagtgCTAG